One Microvirga thermotolerans DNA window includes the following coding sequences:
- a CDS encoding branched-chain amino acid ABC transporter permease, which translates to MLYREAGQFKTTYASDMAVFRLREDRIGLAVIIAAAYAAAFLGSDFLLQAVLIPFLVFSLAAIGLNILTGYAGQLSLGTGAFMGVGAYACYKLMTAFPEVNVIVWVLVSGFFSAAVGALFGLPSLRIKGFYLAVATLAAQFFLQWCFIRVPWLVNYNVSGALDAPLRTLFGIPVVGATATPQTRYLVVLTLVIALTWLASNLVRGRIGRMWIAVRDMDLAAELMGIRLLQTKLLAFAVSSYYCGVAGALMVFLWYGGAEYDVFNINQSFFILFMVIIGGLGSLVGSFFGAALIFIMPIALGVVLPVVLSPFGLSVGAETIEHLRFMIVGALIILFLIVEPHGLARLWQIGKQKLLVWPFPY; encoded by the coding sequence GTGCTTTATCGCGAAGCCGGACAGTTCAAGACCACCTACGCCTCCGACATGGCCGTCTTCCGCCTGCGGGAGGACCGGATCGGCCTGGCCGTGATCATTGCCGCTGCCTATGCGGCCGCCTTTCTCGGCAGCGATTTCCTCCTCCAGGCGGTGCTGATCCCCTTCCTCGTCTTCTCCCTCGCCGCCATCGGCCTCAACATCCTCACCGGCTATGCGGGGCAGCTCTCCCTCGGGACGGGGGCCTTCATGGGAGTCGGGGCCTATGCCTGCTACAAGCTCATGACGGCCTTTCCGGAGGTGAACGTCATCGTCTGGGTCCTGGTGTCGGGGTTCTTCTCGGCGGCCGTCGGGGCGCTGTTCGGGCTTCCTTCCCTGCGCATCAAGGGCTTCTATCTCGCCGTCGCCACCCTGGCGGCCCAGTTCTTCCTGCAATGGTGCTTCATCCGGGTTCCGTGGCTCGTGAACTACAACGTCTCGGGTGCCCTCGACGCCCCCTTGAGGACCCTGTTCGGCATTCCCGTCGTGGGAGCGACGGCGACGCCGCAGACCCGCTACCTCGTGGTCCTCACCCTCGTCATCGCTCTCACATGGCTCGCCTCGAACCTCGTCCGCGGCCGCATCGGGCGCATGTGGATCGCCGTGCGGGACATGGACCTCGCCGCCGAGCTCATGGGGATCCGCCTGCTCCAGACGAAGCTCCTGGCCTTCGCGGTCTCCTCCTATTACTGCGGCGTCGCGGGCGCGCTGATGGTGTTCCTCTGGTACGGCGGCGCGGAATACGACGTCTTCAATATCAACCAGTCCTTCTTCATCCTCTTCATGGTGATCATCGGAGGCCTCGGCAGCCTCGTCGGATCCTTCTTCGGCGCAGCGCTGATCTTCATCATGCCGATCGCCCTCGGCGTCGTGCTGCCGGTCGTCCTGTCGCCCTTCGGGCTGTCCGTGGGCGCCGAGACCATCGAGCACCTGCGGTTCATGATCGTGGGAGCGCTCATCATCCTTTTCCTGATCGTCGAACCGCACGGGCTCGCGCGGCTTTGGCAGATCGGCAAGCAGAAGCTCCTGGTCTGGCCCTTCCCCTACTGA
- a CDS encoding ABC transporter ATP-binding protein: MSPSAQKGAGAGEVLLAVENVSLRFGGVKALTEVSFDIRKGEIRAIIGPNGAGKTSMLNCINGFYHPSEGRITFKGETRRKMRPHEAARGGIARTFQNVALFKSMSTLDNIMAGRSLKMNTGFFWQLFRHGPAMREEVAHRKVVEDIIDFLQIPHIRRTPVGRLPYGLQKRVELGRALAMEPDLLLLDEPMAGMNLEEKEDMSRFIIEVNQQFGTTIALIEHDMGVVMDLSDRVVVLEYGRKIADGTPDQVKGDPRVIDAYLGVAH; the protein is encoded by the coding sequence ATGAGTCCTTCCGCGCAGAAGGGGGCAGGTGCGGGCGAGGTGCTCCTCGCGGTCGAGAACGTGTCCCTGCGCTTCGGGGGCGTGAAAGCGCTGACCGAGGTGTCGTTCGACATCCGCAAGGGCGAGATCCGCGCCATCATCGGGCCGAACGGCGCGGGCAAGACGTCGATGCTCAACTGCATCAACGGGTTCTACCATCCGAGCGAAGGGCGCATCACCTTCAAGGGCGAGACGCGGCGCAAGATGCGCCCGCACGAGGCGGCCCGCGGCGGCATCGCCCGCACGTTCCAGAACGTGGCCCTCTTCAAGAGCATGTCCACGCTCGACAACATCATGGCCGGGCGCTCGCTCAAGATGAATACGGGTTTCTTCTGGCAGCTGTTCCGCCACGGACCCGCCATGCGCGAGGAGGTCGCCCATCGCAAGGTGGTCGAGGACATCATCGATTTCCTCCAGATCCCCCATATTCGCCGCACGCCGGTGGGACGGCTGCCCTACGGCCTCCAGAAGCGGGTGGAACTCGGCCGTGCCCTGGCCATGGAGCCTGACCTGCTCCTTCTCGACGAGCCCATGGCCGGGATGAACCTCGAGGAGAAGGAGGACATGTCCCGCTTCATCATCGAGGTGAACCAGCAGTTCGGGACCACCATCGCCCTCATCGAGCACGACATGGGCGTGGTGATGGATCTCTCGGACCGGGTGGTCGTGCTGGAATACGGCCGCAAGATCGCCGACGGCACGCCGGACCAGGTGAAGGGCGATCCTCGCGTCATCGATGCCTATCTCGGCGTCGCTCACTGA
- a CDS encoding branched-chain amino acid ABC transporter permease: MDILYKVLIEPFVFMGEAPDLLVQTLWEGLVSGVLYALIALGFVLIFKASGVFNFAQGIMVVFAALTLIGLYEKGIPAFLALLLTAGVMLVLAMAVERLVLRPLVNQPDIILFMATFGLTYLLIGLGELIFGGSPKEMITGALYLPQGTTEVTVLGGPVRLQHLDIAAAVIASAMIAVLAVFFSKTRIGRALRAVADSHKAALSVGISLNQIWVIVWFAAGLVALVAGIMWGARSGVSFSLQIIALKALPVLILGGFTSIPGAIVGGLIVGMGEKIGEFYWGPLVGGGIDTWLAYVIALLFLLYRPQGLFGERIIERI, encoded by the coding sequence ATGGACATCCTCTACAAGGTCCTGATCGAACCCTTCGTGTTCATGGGCGAGGCTCCGGACCTTCTGGTCCAGACCCTCTGGGAGGGGCTGGTGTCCGGCGTGCTCTACGCCCTGATCGCACTGGGCTTCGTCCTCATCTTCAAGGCTTCCGGCGTCTTCAACTTCGCCCAGGGCATCATGGTCGTGTTCGCGGCACTGACCCTGATCGGCCTCTACGAGAAGGGCATACCCGCCTTTCTCGCCCTGCTCCTGACCGCGGGCGTCATGCTCGTCCTGGCGATGGCGGTGGAGCGCCTGGTGCTGCGCCCGCTCGTGAACCAGCCGGACATCATCCTCTTCATGGCCACCTTCGGGTTGACCTATCTCCTGATCGGCCTGGGCGAACTCATCTTCGGGGGCTCGCCCAAGGAGATGATCACGGGCGCGCTCTATCTCCCCCAGGGGACGACCGAGGTCACGGTCCTGGGCGGCCCGGTCCGCCTGCAGCACCTGGACATCGCCGCCGCCGTCATCGCTTCCGCGATGATCGCCGTTCTCGCGGTCTTCTTCTCCAAGACGCGGATCGGACGCGCCCTGCGCGCCGTCGCCGACAGCCACAAGGCGGCGCTGTCGGTCGGAATCTCGCTGAACCAGATCTGGGTCATCGTCTGGTTCGCCGCTGGCCTCGTGGCACTGGTCGCGGGCATCATGTGGGGGGCCCGCTCGGGGGTCTCGTTCTCGCTCCAGATCATCGCCCTGAAGGCACTGCCGGTGCTGATCCTCGGCGGCTTCACGTCGATCCCCGGCGCCATCGTCGGCGGGCTCATCGTGGGCATGGGGGAGAAGATCGGCGAGTTCTACTGGGGGCCCCTGGTCGGCGGCGGGATCGACACCTGGCTCGCCTACGTCATCGCGCTGCTGTTCCTCCTCTACAGGCCGCAGGGCCTGTTCGGGGAGCGCATCATCGAACGCATCTGA